Proteins from one Candidatus Margulisiibacteriota bacterium genomic window:
- a CDS encoding phosphodiester glycosidase family protein, with protein MKKLMQFAALALLCLLAAAPADAAKLYKVRFGYFPDKIRAVLDFDSAFAYTMEESRERITLHLQNVEAAPEIQNYIELSDLIVRYLEVEKEDEGLKVTIPLSEPIPYNVFSLSDPPRLVIDFNRDFTNIISGGTIVSGVEHLKVSKGTTNGRITADVLKVDMAKADVAPALALKRKANVVESFINVINPWRPPENDQHFFRARVSTIAEQQGAVAAVNGTYFAYTGKPLGTLLVDKELVATPIYDRTALILTDDRQAFIDNILIDCYFKTAGGIRYEITGVNQGRRQEAIVLYTPAWGEKTGTDNSGIELVISGQVVKEIRTGNSVIPPDGYVLSLSGPAAQFITDNAKVGDKLDVHIKIIPYTTQLTSVTHLISGGPRLIKDGVVYVSKHGERFKSDIARGRAARTAVGITKEGSLLLVTVDGLPRQKENRSDRSSIGLTLEELAEMMLSLGAVSAMNLDGGSSTTMWIDGRVVNRPVGGYEQSVSNAIVIRPRN; from the coding sequence GTGAAAAAATTAATGCAATTCGCCGCCCTGGCGCTGCTCTGCCTCCTGGCCGCCGCCCCGGCCGACGCCGCTAAACTTTACAAGGTCCGTTTCGGTTATTTCCCGGACAAGATCCGGGCGGTGCTAGATTTCGACTCGGCTTTCGCCTACACCATGGAGGAATCCCGGGAACGGATCACCCTCCACCTGCAAAACGTCGAGGCGGCCCCGGAGATCCAGAATTATATCGAGCTCAGCGACCTGATCGTCCGCTACCTGGAGGTCGAAAAAGAGGACGAAGGCCTGAAGGTTACGATCCCCTTGAGCGAGCCGATCCCCTACAACGTTTTTTCCCTGAGCGACCCGCCCCGGCTGGTCATCGACTTTAACCGGGACTTCACCAACATCATCTCCGGCGGCACGATCGTCAGCGGCGTGGAACACCTCAAGGTCTCCAAGGGGACGACCAACGGCCGGATCACCGCCGACGTCCTGAAGGTCGATATGGCCAAAGCCGACGTCGCGCCCGCCCTCGCCCTCAAGCGCAAGGCCAACGTCGTGGAATCGTTCATCAACGTCATCAATCCGTGGCGTCCGCCGGAAAACGACCAGCATTTTTTCCGCGCCCGGGTCAGCACGATCGCCGAACAGCAGGGGGCGGTGGCGGCGGTCAACGGCACCTATTTCGCCTACACCGGCAAGCCGCTCGGCACCCTCCTGGTCGACAAGGAGCTGGTCGCCACCCCGATCTACGACCGGACCGCGCTGATCCTGACCGACGACCGGCAAGCCTTCATCGACAACATCCTGATCGATTGTTATTTCAAGACGGCCGGCGGGATCCGTTATGAGATCACCGGGGTCAATCAGGGGCGCCGGCAGGAAGCGATCGTCCTCTACACCCCGGCCTGGGGCGAAAAGACCGGGACCGACAATTCGGGGATCGAGCTGGTCATCTCCGGCCAGGTGGTCAAGGAGATCAGGACCGGCAACTCCGTCATCCCGCCCGACGGCTACGTTCTCTCGCTCAGCGGCCCGGCCGCCCAGTTCATCACCGACAACGCCAAGGTCGGCGACAAGCTCGACGTCCACATCAAGATCATCCCCTACACCACCCAGCTGACCAGCGTCACCCACCTGATCTCCGGCGGGCCGCGGCTGATCAAGGACGGGGTGGTTTACGTTTCCAAGCACGGGGAGCGTTTCAAGTCCGACATCGCCCGCGGCCGGGCGGCCCGGACCGCGGTCGGGATAACGAAAGAAGGGAGTTTATTGCTGGTCACGGTCGACGGCCTGCCGCGGCAAAAAGAGAACCGGAGCGACCGGAGCAGCATCGGCCTGACGCTGGAAGAACTGGCGGAAATGATGCTCAGCCTGGGCGCGGTGTCCGCGATGAATTTGGACGGCGGCAGCTCCACCACCATGTGGATCGACGGGCGGGTGGTGAACCGGCCGGTCGGCGGCTACGAACAGAGCGTCAGCAACGCGATCGTGATCCGGCCCCGCAATTAA
- the crtI gene encoding phytoene desaturase family protein → MSAKKVIVVGAGCGGLAAAALLARDGYTVTVLEKNAEPGGRARIMKTHGFTFDLGPSWYLMPKVFEGYFALFGKKVSDYYRLKRLDPNYRVFFGGGDQVDIPADRQKTGDLFASLEPGGREKFTRYMKSAEFQYKTAMKSFIYRAYRTFFDFFNWEIITKGSRLHIFEGLDRYARRFFQSGKIRKILEYTVVFLGGSPDNTPALYSIMSHVDFDLGVWYPDQGIGSVVSALCRLGKEQGVKILTGHTVTRIETENGSAKRVVTDKGAFEADIVLVNTDYHHAETTLLAPGDVSYPPQYWASRKMGPSAFLIYLGLNKKLKGLLHHNLYLDPSWDEHFKSIFDRPAWPDAYSYYVSCPSKTDEAVAPPGGETIFILVPVAAGLDDTPAVREKMFDRTIAHLEKLLGEEIKNSIVYRQIFAQRAFTQAYNAYKGTALGLAHTLFQTALFRPSLRSKKVKNLYYAGSYTHPGIGVPMVIISAQIAREEIRKNHVL, encoded by the coding sequence ATGAGCGCCAAAAAAGTGATCGTTGTCGGCGCCGGCTGTGGCGGATTAGCGGCCGCGGCTTTGTTGGCCCGGGACGGATATACAGTCACTGTTCTGGAGAAGAATGCCGAGCCGGGCGGCCGGGCGCGGATCATGAAAACCCACGGTTTTACCTTCGACCTTGGCCCCTCCTGGTACCTGATGCCCAAAGTTTTTGAAGGTTACTTTGCTCTGTTCGGCAAGAAAGTCAGCGATTATTATCGGTTAAAACGGCTCGATCCTAATTACCGGGTCTTTTTTGGCGGCGGTGACCAGGTAGATATCCCGGCCGACCGGCAGAAGACCGGCGACCTGTTCGCCAGCTTGGAACCGGGCGGGCGGGAAAAATTCACCCGTTACATGAAGAGCGCCGAGTTCCAGTACAAGACGGCGATGAAAAGCTTTATCTACCGTGCTTACCGGACCTTCTTTGATTTCTTTAACTGGGAGATAATCACCAAGGGTTCGCGTCTCCATATCTTTGAGGGGCTTGACCGTTATGCCCGCCGGTTTTTCCAGAGCGGCAAGATCAGGAAGATCCTGGAATATACGGTCGTCTTCCTCGGCGGTTCGCCGGACAACACGCCCGCCCTGTACTCGATCATGTCGCACGTCGACTTTGATCTCGGCGTCTGGTATCCGGACCAGGGGATAGGATCGGTCGTCAGTGCGCTCTGCCGGTTAGGGAAAGAGCAAGGGGTTAAAATCCTGACCGGGCATACCGTTACGCGGATCGAGACCGAGAACGGGAGCGCGAAACGGGTCGTGACCGACAAAGGAGCATTTGAGGCCGATATCGTCCTGGTCAACACCGATTACCATCACGCGGAAACCACCCTGCTGGCGCCCGGCGACGTCTCTTACCCGCCGCAGTATTGGGCGAGCCGGAAGATGGGGCCCTCCGCTTTCCTGATCTATCTTGGCCTTAATAAGAAGCTTAAGGGATTGCTTCATCACAACCTGTACCTCGACCCTTCCTGGGACGAACATTTTAAGTCGATCTTCGACCGACCGGCCTGGCCGGACGCCTATTCGTATTACGTCAGCTGCCCCTCCAAGACCGACGAGGCGGTCGCACCGCCCGGCGGAGAGACGATTTTTATTTTGGTCCCGGTCGCGGCCGGGCTGGATGATACTCCCGCTGTCAGGGAAAAAATGTTCGACCGGACGATCGCCCACCTGGAAAAGCTGCTGGGGGAGGAGATCAAGAACAGCATTGTTTACCGGCAGATCTTTGCGCAAAGGGCTTTCACCCAGGCCTATAACGCTTACAAAGGGACGGCCCTTGGCCTTGCCCACACTCTTTTCCAGACCGCGCTCTTTCGGCCGTCGCTCCGGAGCAAAAAGGTCAAAAATCTTTATTATGCCGGCAGCTACACGCACCCAGGGATCGGGGTGCCGATGGTCATTATCTCCGCGCAGATCGCGCGGGAGGAGATCAGGAAAAACCATGTTCTCTGA
- a CDS encoding 4-hydroxy-3-methylbut-2-enyl diphosphate reductase: METIVARYSGFCEGVERAFQIALESEKAGQSVYMLGNLVHNKQVVEKLKAGGIRSVASLNEVPENAPGALLISAHGVPPEIYEEAKAKGLKIIDTTCPWVKKAQNLANKLAGKGCTVVIVGDKGHAEVKGLVGWSRGQAKVVQTLADIEQLSLPPGQCVGLIAQTTQAEEHFRRMAEALQRKAPAVEIHDTICGATNKRQSAAVEVARQVDLMLVIGDKMSANTKRLTELCAATGAETHQIETAADLDYKWLTGKKKVGVTGGASTPEWVIAQVLKALRSAP; encoded by the coding sequence ATGGAAACGATCGTCGCCCGCTACTCCGGTTTTTGCGAAGGGGTGGAACGCGCTTTCCAGATCGCGCTGGAGAGTGAAAAGGCCGGCCAATCGGTCTATATGCTTGGCAACCTGGTCCACAATAAACAGGTGGTCGAAAAGCTGAAGGCCGGCGGGATCAGATCGGTCGCCTCGTTAAATGAAGTGCCGGAAAACGCCCCGGGCGCCCTCCTTATCTCCGCGCACGGCGTCCCCCCCGAGATCTACGAAGAGGCCAAGGCCAAGGGCCTCAAGATCATCGATACCACCTGCCCCTGGGTCAAGAAAGCGCAAAACCTGGCGAATAAATTGGCCGGCAAAGGGTGCACGGTAGTGATCGTCGGCGACAAGGGGCACGCGGAGGTCAAAGGACTGGTCGGCTGGAGCCGCGGGCAGGCAAAGGTGGTACAAACGCTCGCCGACATCGAACAGCTCTCTCTGCCGCCGGGCCAATGCGTCGGGCTGATCGCCCAAACCACCCAGGCGGAAGAGCATTTCCGGCGGATGGCCGAAGCGTTGCAGCGCAAAGCGCCCGCGGTCGAGATCCACGATACGATCTGCGGCGCCACCAACAAAAGGCAGTCGGCGGCGGTCGAAGTGGCCCGGCAGGTCGACCTGATGCTGGTGATCGGCGATAAAATGAGCGCCAACACGAAGCGGTTAACAGAGTTGTGCGCCGCCACCGGGGCCGAGACCCACCAGATCGAAACGGCGGCGGATTTAGACTATAAGTGGCTGACCGGCAAGAAAAAGGTCGGCGTCACCGGCGGCGCCTCCACCCCGGAATGGGTCATTGCGCAAGTGCTTAAAGCTCTTCGGTCGGCTCCTTAA
- a CDS encoding sodium-dependent transporter, whose protein sequence is MARESRQQWGTKLGIILAVAGSAVGLGNFLRFPVQAAQNGGGAFMIPYFVSFLLLGIPLMWIEWAIGRHGGLFGHGSAPFILNRLFQHRIVKYLGVIGIFGPVVIFIYYTYIESWLLGYAFFALTGQLFATVTPEAMKGFLSAYQGLAPGSNLGTAYLFFLITFALNFYFLYRGVQGGIELLCKVAMPVLFICGFILAVRVLMMPNIVNGLGFLWNPDFSVLTSARVWMAAAGQIFFTLSVGIGVILTYASYLKHGDDVVLSGLTAGATNELAEVVLGGSIVIPAAFVFLGAAGAAQAAASGAFNLGFVTMPLIFGQISFGPFFALLWFLLLFLAGITSSVSLAEPAVAFIADEFDLDRKRAVLRLALVLFLLCQFPIFFLGQGVVDELDFWGGTFALVLFGTIETVLFVWVFGMDKAWDEMHRGAEMTIPAFYKPVIKYVTPLFLFAILGSWFVQQGLPVILMQGIAPAARPWVLGTRLGLIALFLAIAWLVRKAWYRKKSLGLVE, encoded by the coding sequence ATGGCGCGAGAATCGAGACAACAATGGGGGACCAAGCTGGGGATAATCCTGGCGGTGGCCGGTTCGGCGGTCGGCCTGGGCAATTTCCTCCGTTTCCCGGTCCAGGCGGCCCAGAACGGCGGCGGCGCCTTCATGATCCCGTATTTCGTCTCTTTCCTGCTGCTTGGTATCCCGCTGATGTGGATCGAGTGGGCGATCGGCCGGCACGGCGGCCTGTTCGGGCACGGCAGCGCCCCCTTTATCCTGAACCGGCTTTTCCAGCACCGGATCGTTAAATACCTCGGCGTGATCGGGATCTTCGGCCCGGTCGTGATCTTTATCTATTACACCTACATTGAATCATGGCTGCTCGGCTACGCCTTTTTCGCGCTGACCGGACAACTGTTCGCCACGGTTACGCCGGAGGCGATGAAGGGCTTTTTGTCCGCTTACCAGGGTTTAGCGCCCGGCAGCAACCTGGGGACCGCCTATCTCTTTTTCCTGATCACCTTTGCCCTCAATTTCTATTTTCTCTACCGCGGCGTGCAGGGGGGGATCGAGCTCCTTTGCAAGGTCGCCATGCCGGTCCTTTTTATCTGCGGCTTTATTTTGGCCGTCCGGGTTTTGATGATGCCGAACATCGTTAACGGGCTTGGTTTCCTGTGGAACCCTGATTTTTCCGTGTTAACCAGCGCGCGGGTCTGGATGGCGGCCGCCGGCCAGATCTTCTTTACGTTAAGCGTCGGCATCGGCGTGATCCTGACCTATGCCAGCTATCTGAAGCACGGTGACGACGTGGTCCTCTCCGGATTGACCGCCGGCGCGACCAATGAACTGGCCGAGGTCGTCCTCGGCGGCTCGATCGTCATCCCGGCGGCTTTTGTCTTTTTGGGCGCGGCGGGGGCGGCGCAGGCGGCGGCCAGCGGCGCCTTTAACCTTGGGTTCGTGACGATGCCGCTGATCTTCGGCCAGATCTCTTTTGGCCCATTTTTCGCCTTGCTTTGGTTCCTGCTTCTTTTTTTGGCCGGCATTACCTCGTCGGTCTCGCTGGCGGAGCCGGCGGTCGCCTTTATCGCCGACGAGTTCGACCTGGACCGTAAACGGGCCGTTTTGCGCCTGGCCCTGGTCCTTTTTTTGCTCTGCCAGTTCCCGATCTTTTTCCTGGGGCAGGGGGTGGTCGATGAACTGGATTTCTGGGGCGGAACGTTTGCCCTGGTCCTGTTCGGCACGATCGAGACGGTCTTGTTCGTCTGGGTCTTTGGGATGGACAAGGCCTGGGACGAGATGCACCGCGGCGCGGAAATGACGATCCCCGCTTTTTATAAGCCGGTCATCAAATATGTCACACCGCTCTTTCTCTTTGCCATCCTCGGCTCCTGGTTCGTCCAACAGGGGCTGCCGGTCATCTTAATGCAGGGGATCGCGCCGGCCGCGCGGCCGTGGGTACTCGGGACCCGCCTCGGCTTGATCGCCCTTTTTCTGGCGATCGCCTGGCTGGTCAGAAAAGCCTGGTACCGGAAAAAATCATTGGGGTTGGTGGAATGA